From Malaya genurostris strain Urasoe2022 chromosome 2, Malgen_1.1, whole genome shotgun sequence:
ctctgaggatgcatcggcttctccatgataacgtgcaggTTTTCCGTACCTCAGATGCGACCATttcgcttattaacatacccgccgagatgaaaatgtgcctcatcctagaagatgattttttggcaaaaatcggcgtcttcttcaagctaattttcaaagtaaaactgcactattttcacgcgttcctcacgcgtatacacaaccattttcgttcagcggaagtaaaaaactaagtttctgtcaaatcagaagtgacattaaggttaccaatgtcgaaataaccgctagttcaaaaaaaatgttagatggcggaccctgtacttgattcatgttgtttatcatttcgagccacgtgctcaaTTGGATATCAaatttattgcttgccaaatgactcaataacagttgatggattgtgtataatggagttagataaataatattggtcattgtgagcgcgagttttacaaatcagaaaatctttaaataaatcaatgaaaagattgttctgtttttcacgaaaaaataggtcattttgtagctgttaaacctccccaaagtaacaaataagggaaaggaaaacgttggggtctggttttttatatgtagaaagtgtgtgcaaaatttgaaaaaatggtgcagaagtttttgaatgacgatggacacggactttcaaaaattgctttcgaggaaaacgcgttttgttTTCTGGGACAGCGCCTTcttctgttgtcgaattttactctgaatgtctttcttttcctaaacttctttcatttttttattcttttatttggagcagggaaaagcccactggagttagtttctgtcaaacttgctctccagcaggcataaaacctccttatcttttgcatcaacatcaAAAATTTGCATCAATCCAAATGGCACATCTCTTTAAATCTAGtacttctatagtaactaaatctaatgagacaataaCATGAGAAACGATTTCTGGATAATATTACGTAATGTCTGTCGAATgtctaattgtaacaattgcagtagctcggagcaatcgattcgcgactgaagtatatctgccacaaaactagccttaAGAACATCACGACGGacaaataataaatcgagaccaatcaTTTGATAGCTTAGAAGCTATGGAGTAAGTAaactctatgtgctctttaaaatttaacttgggaTCCAGTAAAATACCCAGGTCCCAGGTTTGGGAAATATTATAGttgaacttgaatacagactttttttgcgactaaaagagatgacggagcgtTTAGAGGCATTTAATaccattttgttgatgttacaccaattagttaaattatccagctgttcttgtaggaactctgcagatatgattatataaaatattctagtcatcggcgaacgatagtttcatacacttgatcgaacaTTGAGATACAACAAAATTTTGAATGGTCAAAGGTGACTTTTTtgaggtaacagcaaatggcgagtctctgacattacaacccaccttttttcaaaataaagtaATGTATCCATTTCCCGCATCTGCTCTTAACTTGGTAAGAGCTTTGTCATCTTCACTTCACAGCAATTGACATAACAGCAATGTCATttgggggttagccaaattttgtgctagggcacataaccgtttttattatttttacgtttcgtctttgactcatcagtgcagagcagttcaaattgaactgcttagtgctaaactcggcagttctatttgaaccgctaagcagacgtaaagtttctgctacttacagaacactttctgttttgcaacggagtgcaatgtcttttctgacgtgccgaacgaaaacgtgttttcgaatatttctggccgatgcaggtttgatcatttaggggttagccaaattttgtgctagggcacataaccgttttgcctttctctatagaaaggtattagaattgctggaaaaaccgactttcgaacggagcctcggagacccatagtgttatataccattcgactcagctcgacgagatcggaaaatgtctgtgtgtgtgtgtgtgtgtgtgtatgtgtgtgtgtgtgtatgtgtgtgtgtatgtgtgtgcacttttcgaagatatttgaacgcgctcaattttctcagagatggctcaaccgattttaacaaacttgggctcgtttgaaagctactatcggggcattgatcaagttcgaagataaaatggctgtgacttttggttccggagatatgattgtataagtgacgtaaccgacaaaaagcgttgtatttgaacgcgctcaattttctcagagatggctgaaccgatttgaacaaacttggactcgtttgaaagctactggcgggccattgatcaagttcgaagatcaaatggctgtgacttttggttccggagatatgattgtataagtgacgtaaccgacaaaaagcgttgaatttgaacgcgctcaattttctcagagatggctgatccgattttaacaaacttgggctcgtttgaaagctactgtcgggccgttgatcaagttcgaagatcaaatggttgtgacttttggttccagatatatgatggtataagtgacgtaaccgacaaaacacgttgatttttaccgctcttgtatatataagggtgccaaaattttgggatcaactctattttcgtaaagttctagtgctcaaaagtttaagcacctcgaaaaaagccttcatgcaaaatttgacctaaatcggacatgcttaaggggtgctgcccggtggtaaaggtttgacaattatcgatcttgaaaaagcaccataggggggagtacatgaaatttccaaaatcgaaaattttttttgatgccaaaactcttaaaactgcataaaacatcgaaatttagtgtcatctcaaaaaaaaatttttttgagaaaatcaactttctgggacttagaaaaattttcatattttttctaagtcccaaaaagtcgattttttcaaaaaaattttttttcgagatgacactaaatctcgacgtttcatgcaattctaagccttttggcatcaaaaattttttttcgatttcgaaaatttcatgtactcccccctatggtgatttttcaagatatatgaaaatttcactaagtggactaagaaggctttttgcctttctctatagaaaggtattagaattgctggaaaaaccgactttcgaacggagcctcggagacccatagtgttatataccattcgactcagctcgacgagatcggaaaatgtctgtgtgtgtgtgtgtgtgtgtgtgtgtgtgtatgtgtgtgtgtgtgtatgtgtgtgtgtatgtgtgtgcacttttcgaagatatttgaacgcgctcaattttctcagagatggctcaaccgattttaacaaacttgggctcgtttgaaagctactatcggggcattgatcaagttcgaagataaaatggctgtgacttttggttccggagatatgattgtataagtgacgtaaccgacaaaaagcgttgtatttgaacgcgctcaattttctcagagatggctgaaccgatttgaacaaacttggactcgtttgaaagctactggcgggccattgatcaagttcgaagatcaaatggctgtgacttttggttccggagatatgattgtataagtgacgtaaccgacaaaaagcgttgtatttgaacgcgctcaattttctcagagatggctgatccgattttaacaaacttgggctcgtttgaaagctactgtcgggccgttgatcaagttcgaagatcaaatggttgtgacttttggttccagatatatgatggtataagtgacgtaaccgacaaaacacgttgatttttaccgctcttgtatatataagggtgccaaaattttgggatcaactctattttcgtaaagttctagtgctcaaaagtttaagcacctcgaaaaaagccttcatgcaaaatttgacctaaatcggacatgcttaaggggtgctgcccggtggtaaaggtttgacaattatcgatcttgaaaaagcaccataggggggagtacatgaaatttccaaaatcgaaaattttttttgatgccaaaactcttaaaactgcataaaacatcgaaatttagtgtcatctcaaaaaaaaatttttttgagaaaatcaactttctgggacttagaaaaattttcatattttttctaagtcccaaaaagtcgattttttcaaaaaaattttttttcgagatgacactaaatctcgacgtttcatgcaattctaagccttttggcatcaaaaattttttttcgatttcgaaaatttcatgtactcccccctatggtgatttttcaagatatatgaaaatttcactaagtggactaagaaggctttttgcctttctctatagaaaggtattagaattgctggaaaaaccgactttcgaacggagcctcggagacccatagtgttatataccattcgactcagctcgacgagatcggaaaatgtctgtgtgtgtgtgtgtgtgtgtgtgtatgtgtgtgtgtgtatgtgtgtgtgtatgtgtgtgcacttttcgaagatatttgaacgcgctcaattttctcagagatggctcaaccgattttaacaaacttgggctcgtttgaaagctactatcggggcattgatcaagttcgaagataaaatggctgtgacttttggttccggagatatgattgtataagtgacgtaaccgacaaaaagcgttgtatttgaacgcgctcaattttctcagagatggctgaaccgatttgaacaaacttggactcgtttgaaagctactggcgggccattgatcaagttcgaagatcaaatggctgtgacttttggttccggagatatgattgtataagtgacgtaaccgacaaaaagcgttgtatttgaacgcgctcaattttctcagagatggctgatccgattttaacaaacttgggctcgtttgaaagctactgtcgggccgttgatcaagttcgaagatcaaatggttgtgacttttggttccagatatatgatggtataagtgacgtaaccgacaaaacacgttgatttttaccgctcttgtatatataagggtgccaaaattttgggatcaactctattttcgtaaagttctagtgctcaaaagtttaagcacctcgaaaaaagccttcatgcaaaatttgacctaaatcggacatgcttaaggggtgctgcccggtggtaaaggtttgacaattatcgatcttgaaaaagcaccataggggggagtacatgaaatttccaaaatcgaaaattttttttgatgccaaaactcttaaaactgcataaaacatcgaaatttagtgtcatctcaaaaaaaaatttttttgagaaaatcaactttctgggacttagaaaaattttcatattttttctaagtcccaaaaagtcgattttttcaaaaaaattttttttcgagatgacactaaatctcgacgtttcatgcaattctaagccttttggcatcaaaaattttttttcgatttcgaaaatttcatgtactcccccctatggtgatttttcaagatatatgaaaatttcactaagtggactaagaaggctttttttagattagcatcactgttctcatacaaataggcaacgcaaatgtcaagcactagtttggaaaaatgatgctgactgtgtgacataaacacttaagcatgcttttgtgaactactcgaatcaatctgaatcaattggtgtcaaaattagtatccaaatttatttaataaaagtataaaacatattttcatgagactgttatgaaagtagagaaaggcattatcacaccactaggtggattaagaagggtttttaaacctgcatcggccagaaatagtcgaaaacacgttttcgttcggcacgtcagaaaagacattgcactccgttgcaaaacagaaagtgttctgtaagtagcagaaactttacgtctgcttagcggttcaaatagaactgccgagtttagcactaagcagttcaatttgaactgctctgcactgatgagtcaaagacgaaacgtaaaaataatataacagCAATggtttttatttggaatgtgatGTTAATACATTTGAAAGTAATCATTTGTGTCGGATTTGTCGTTGATTGATGTATAAGATCGACTTATTTTTTGAAGAACAACAAACCGACAATTATTGTTAACCAAAACTTCAATATTTTAACCTTCAAATTTGAGTTAGTAATAATactatgaatttaaaaattcaacATAATCTTTCCGATTCCCTTCGTTTCGTAGTGGTCCGGCATCTGCGATTCGTCTCGGGGAGCTGGCTCTGGACTCCTCTAACGATGAAGCCTTCCCGGAGGATTTCAGCGTAGCCGATTTGATACCTCATCCGGAGTATAAGCAATCCTCGCAGTATCACGACATCGCACTAATCAAACTGGACCGTAAAGTAACTTTCTCACCCTACATACGACCGATTTGTCTTCCGACCGATGGGGACATCAGCAATGCGCGATCCATCGCCACCGGATGGGGCACGATCGGATACGGTGAATCCACCAGTGCGATGCTGCTCAAGGTGGTACTGGATATGTTTCCCTACGAGGAGTGTGTCGGACATTTTGAGGTTAATCGACGACTGAAGGACGGACTTCGTCAGGAAAGTCAGCTGTGTGCTGGCTCGCGAAACTCCTCTAAAGATACGTGTCAGGTATGAGCCATTGAATTAAGAAAGAAAATCTCCAATGATTGAAAAAACCCTACATTTCAGGGCGACTCTGGTGGGCCACTACAAATCTACAACGATGACAAAGTTTACTGCACATACACAATCATTGGAGTGACGTCTTTTGGCAAGTTCTGTGGACTGGCTGGTTCACCTGGAGTCTACACCAAGGTTTACCAGTACATTCCATGGATCGagaatattattttttaacaGTAATACTGGCATCGATATGACAGAAATAGACTTACCTCAACGTTGATAGACATCACTCGCAAATAGCTGATATATGACTTTACTCAACTTCAATCCGATAGTCCGTTTTGCTGGTCCATAAGGCAAATTTAACAAGCGCTCCTTCTCCTCCTCGCTAGTACACTTCTCATAGGCAAGATAGAGTTTCTTCGCAGTAGGATATCGCTCTACGATCGCATTGACTTTTTCGAttgtcagtaatttgatttgaaGTAActgtttcatgaatatttcTCTAACAGTACAATCGCGATTTTTAGACgattgtttgttgaaaatttcgaacaaaatCAATGGAATTGTACGTTGCTTTAAACTAAAATTAGTTGCCATAGCTTTTATCGTTTCTTGAGGTAACATAGTGATGTTCCAAAACGATTTATCCTGCAATTCCGAACCGAAAATCATCTAATTTTTTCGACAGTTCGAATACCAATCCAACTCACCTTCATATTCTTGTTCAAAAGCTTTGTCATAACAGACAGATACAGCACCGTGTGTTGATGATTTTCTGTGTATTTTACGATGAAATCTTGCACGAGCGTATTCAAAGCAGCCTGCGAAAGTGTACTGGCCGGTACTCCCACTTGGCGATTATTGCCCAAATGTTCAATCAAATAGATTACATTGGCAAGCCCGCATTGTTTCAATCGGAACTTTTGCTCGTGAAACCGACCATCTTTGATGCTACTGGCGAAATCGTCCATTCGTTTCCGCTCCACTACATAAGGAAGAATAAATTCTCTACCACTGTCGTCCTTTACAATCCACAAAAAATCGCCAACACCGAGACGTCGAACCGCGTACTCCACCTGATACTGATCGAGTTCCTTTAACGTTCGATCGAGATTACTTCTTGACTTGCCTATCGTTTCCTGGGTGTCCACCAGCAGAATTACCTTCGGGTTCGATATCGTCACGTACTGTTGATCAATAACttgcaaattttcgaatatAGAATCATCTAGTATTTCAAACTGTTCTGCTTTtggttgtttttcttcttcacctgaaaaataagtAAGTTCTAATCTA
This genomic window contains:
- the LOC131430527 gene encoding crossover junction endonuclease MUS81, yielding MPKQSNRKIRIIRQQPDLAPKSSATASTVRRIGIKIGCPNPLFERWLQEMLLKAEEKESMSRIPLQKALASLRRYPLPIASGRDCFMLADFGKTICEALDKRCKTYVQNSGEVVTISTHDRQIERMLNDQELEFYRNLAGEMPDEGEEEKQPKAEQFEILDDSIFENLQVIDQQYVTISNPKVILLVDTQETIGKSRSNLDRTLKELDQYQVEYAVRRLGVGDFLWIVKDDSGREFILPYVVERKRMDDFASSIKDGRFHEQKFRLKQCGLANVIYLIEHLGNNRQVGVPASTLSQAALNTLVQDFIVKYTENHQHTVLYLSVMTKLLNKNMKDKSFWNITMLPQETIKAMATNFSLKQRTIPLILFEIFNKQSSKNRDCTVREIFMKQLLQIKLLTIEKVNAIVERYPTAKKLYLAYEKCTSEEEKERLLNLPYGPAKRTIGLKLSKVIYQLFASDVYQR